From the Campylobacter sp. MIT 99-7217 genome, the window GCCAAAGAAAGCATTAAAACTTACCAAGAAATCGTTTCAAAAATGCAAAATGGCGAAATTTCAGCAGATGAAGGAGATCTAGGTCTTAATGAATTTCATCGATGAATTTAGAGATAAAAATACGATTTTAGCCTTTAATGAACTGATCAAAAAAGAGCTTAAAGCACCCATAAATATCATGGAAATTTGCGGAGGGCATACGCATAGCATTATGAAATATGCCCTACCTAGCATTTTGCCAAAGGGTATAAATTTCGTGCATGGTCCAGGCTGTCCTGTGTGTGTCATGCCACGCAAGCGTATAGATATGGCGATCAAGCTTGCAGCCATGCCAAACACCATTTTTTGCACGCTGGGCGATCTTTTAAGAGTTCCTGGAAGTAAATTTTCTTTGCTTGAGCTTCGTGCTAAGGGCTGTGATGTAAGGGCTTTGTATTCTCCACTAGAAGTGCTTAAAATCGCTGAGCAAAATCAAGATAAAAATATCATTTTCTTTGCCATAGGCTTTGAAACGACAACGCCAATGACAGCGTTACTTTTAGAAAAGGTCATCAATTTAGGGCTTGAAAATGTCTTTTTTCATATCAATCACATCACCGTTCCAGCTCCAATCCATGCTATTATGAATGATGAAAATGTCAAAATCGACGCCTTTTTAGGTCCTTCTCATGTAAGCGTTATCACAGGCTGGGGGATTTACGAGGACATTGCTAGGCTTTATAAAACGCCCATTGCTGTAAGTGGTTTTGAGCCTGTTGATATCATGCAAAGTGTTTTAAACATCGTGCGTCAAAAAAATGAGGGCAAATTTGAGGTTTTCAACCAGTATCAAAGAGCGGTAAGCAAGGAGGGAAATCTCAAAGCACAGGAGCTTGTAAAGTGTTATTTTGATGAATGTGATTTTGAATTTAGAGGGCTTGGCGAGATTAAAAAAAGTGGGCTTAGGCTAAAAGATGAGTTTGCAAGATATAACGCTGAGCTTAAATTTGACTGCGAAGTGGAAAGCAAAAACGAAAGCAAGGCTTGTATTTGCGGACAAATTTTAAGGGGTGTAGCAAAGCCTTATGATTGCAAGGTTTTTGGCAAGGCTTGCACTCCAAAAACGCCTATTGGAAGTTGCATGGTTTCAGGCGAGGGAGCTTGCGCGGCGTATTATAAATACTCAAAGGTAAATGAATGAAAGAAATTAGCTTAGCTCATGGAGGCGGTGGCGAGGAAATGAATGAGCTTGTAAGCTTTATTTTTAAGCTTTTTGATAATGAAATTTTAAACCAGGCAAATGATAGTGCCTTGCTTGAAAACTTAGGCTCAAATTTAGCCATCAGCACGGATAATTTCACCCTAAGTCCGCTTTTTTTGAACGAGGAAGTAAATATCGGAAAACTTTGCGTTTGTGGCTCGGTAAATGATGTTTTGATGGTCGGAGCAAAGCCTTTGTATCTTAGTTTAGGTCTTATTATCGAGGAGGGTTTAGAGTTTGCAAAGCTTGAGCAAATTTTAAAAAGCATTAAAAAAGAGTGTGATAAGGCAGGCGTCAAGGTAGTTTGTGGCGATACTAAGGTCGTTCCTAAGGGCAAGGGCGATTTGCTTTATATCAACACCACCTGCCTTGGCGAAGTGCTTTGCAAAAAAGAAACAAAAAACATAAAAGAAGGGCTTAGCCTCTTGCTTTCAGGCGATATTGGTAGGCATGGTGGGGCTGTTTTGGTGCAAAGAAATGAACTTGAGGCTGATATAAAAAGTGATTGCAAAAGCCTTACGGGAGAGGTTTTAGCCCTGCTTGAAGCAAAGATAAGGGTGGTTTGTATGCGTGATGCAACGCGTGGTGGGCTTAGTGCGGTTTTAAACGAATGGGCTAGGCAAAGTGGCTTTGATATCTTAGTTTATGAGGAAAAAATTGCCATTCAAGATGAAGTTATGGGGATTTGTGAGCTTTTTGGTTATGAAGCGTATGAGCTTGCAAATGAAGGTACTTTTGTGCTTTGCGTTGAAAAAGAAGATGAGCAAAAAGCCCTTGAAATTTTAAGAAAATTTAACCCAAACGCAAATATAATCGGCGAGGTCTTAAAGGAAAAAAAAGCACGCGTCATCTTGCAAAATGCTTTTGGAGCAAAAAGATTTTTAGAAGCTCCAAAAGGCGAGCTTTTGCCTCGAATTTGCTAGGATTTTAAATGCACGAGCTTAGTATAGTAGAAGCCTTGATCACGCTTTGCGAGGAAAATGCCTTAAACAACAATGCTAGAAGCGTGCAAGAAATTTATGTGAAAATTGGGCGTTTAAGTGGGGTTGAAACCGATCTTTTTCAAAGATGTTTTGAAACCTTTAAAGAAAATTCAAAGCTTTGCAAAAATTCTAAGCTTTTTTTAGAGCTTGCCCCGCTTGAAATTTTATGCCTTGATTGTGATAAAAAAAGCGTTTTAAAAGAAAATGTTTTCGAGTGCTCGCATTGTAAAAGCACGCATTATAAGATCGTTAGTGGCGAGGATTTAACGCTTATGCGTTTAGTTATGGATTAAAGGAGTTTAAAAATGCAAGTTATTTCATGGAAAAATGAAAATTTCACACAAAAAGATATCAG encodes:
- the hypD gene encoding hydrogenase formation protein HypD; this translates as MNFIDEFRDKNTILAFNELIKKELKAPINIMEICGGHTHSIMKYALPSILPKGINFVHGPGCPVCVMPRKRIDMAIKLAAMPNTIFCTLGDLLRVPGSKFSLLELRAKGCDVRALYSPLEVLKIAEQNQDKNIIFFAIGFETTTPMTALLLEKVINLGLENVFFHINHITVPAPIHAIMNDENVKIDAFLGPSHVSVITGWGIYEDIARLYKTPIAVSGFEPVDIMQSVLNIVRQKNEGKFEVFNQYQRAVSKEGNLKAQELVKCYFDECDFEFRGLGEIKKSGLRLKDEFARYNAELKFDCEVESKNESKACICGQILRGVAKPYDCKVFGKACTPKTPIGSCMVSGEGACAAYYKYSKVNE
- the hypE gene encoding hydrogenase expression/formation protein HypE is translated as MKEISLAHGGGGEEMNELVSFIFKLFDNEILNQANDSALLENLGSNLAISTDNFTLSPLFLNEEVNIGKLCVCGSVNDVLMVGAKPLYLSLGLIIEEGLEFAKLEQILKSIKKECDKAGVKVVCGDTKVVPKGKGDLLYINTTCLGEVLCKKETKNIKEGLSLLLSGDIGRHGGAVLVQRNELEADIKSDCKSLTGEVLALLEAKIRVVCMRDATRGGLSAVLNEWARQSGFDILVYEEKIAIQDEVMGICELFGYEAYELANEGTFVLCVEKEDEQKALEILRKFNPNANIIGEVLKEKKARVILQNAFGAKRFLEAPKGELLPRIC
- a CDS encoding hydrogenase maturation nickel metallochaperone HypA — encoded protein: MHELSIVEALITLCEENALNNNARSVQEIYVKIGRLSGVETDLFQRCFETFKENSKLCKNSKLFLELAPLEILCLDCDKKSVLKENVFECSHCKSTHYKIVSGEDLTLMRLVMD